In Halosegnis marinus, one genomic interval encodes:
- a CDS encoding ABC transporter ATP-binding protein codes for MSDALLEVADAHTYYGESHILEGVSLSVDEGEVVALIGRNGVGKTTTLRTILQLTAPREGSVRFRGEELVGEATNAVARRGIGWIPEERRVFSQLTVAENVRIAAPSGNDAEAALDLAFDTFPALAERPNVKAGSLSGGQQQMLAIARGLVGDNDLLLVDEPSEGLAPQIVADVARALQRVASETTLLLVEQNLPLAMDLADRFYLLDNGRVVTDGEATTGVTDDEEIRRYLSA; via the coding sequence GTGAGCGACGCCCTGCTGGAGGTCGCGGACGCCCACACCTACTACGGCGAGAGCCACATCCTGGAGGGCGTCTCGCTCTCCGTCGACGAGGGGGAGGTCGTCGCGCTCATCGGGCGCAACGGCGTCGGCAAGACGACGACCCTCCGAACGATACTCCAGCTCACCGCGCCCCGCGAGGGGTCGGTGCGCTTCCGCGGCGAGGAACTCGTCGGCGAGGCGACCAACGCGGTGGCGCGGCGCGGCATCGGCTGGATACCCGAGGAGCGGCGCGTCTTCTCACAACTGACGGTCGCGGAGAACGTCCGCATCGCCGCGCCGTCGGGGAACGACGCCGAGGCGGCGCTCGACCTCGCGTTCGACACGTTCCCGGCGCTGGCGGAGCGGCCGAACGTGAAGGCCGGGTCGCTGTCGGGCGGCCAACAGCAGATGCTCGCTATCGCGCGCGGGCTGGTCGGCGACAACGACCTCCTGCTCGTGGACGAGCCCTCGGAAGGACTCGCACCACAGATCGTCGCCGACGTGGCGCGGGCGCTCCAGCGCGTGGCGTCGGAGACGACGCTGCTGCTCGTGGAACAGAACCTCCCGCTCGCGATGGACCTCGCCGACCGCTTCTACCTGCTCGACAACGGGCGGGTCGTCACGGACGGCGAGGCGACGACGGGCGTGACCGACGACGAGGAGATACGGAGGTACCTCTCGGCATGA
- a CDS encoding ABC transporter ATP-binding protein: MLETAGLTKRFGGLTAVDSVDFALAEGELCSLIGPNGAGKTTFFDLLTGTLEPTAGTVTLDGEDVTGLAPHATARRGLHRSYQVTNVFPTSSVLENVRVAAQAHGADSFKAWRNVGTFDEYYDEAYDVLERVGLASKAELPADSLSHGEKRQLEVAVALAGDPEVLLLDEPNAGVSSESVDDIIALIEDVATDHAVLLVEHNMDIVMNVSDRIVVLNRGAVIADGTPDEVRGDPAVQEAYLGGYEPGDLADDGEETPAEGSA, from the coding sequence ATGCTCGAGACGGCGGGCCTCACGAAGCGGTTCGGCGGCCTCACGGCCGTCGACTCGGTCGACTTCGCGCTCGCCGAGGGCGAACTCTGCTCGCTCATCGGCCCCAACGGGGCCGGGAAGACGACGTTCTTCGACCTGCTGACCGGGACGCTGGAGCCGACGGCCGGCACCGTCACCCTCGACGGCGAGGACGTGACGGGACTGGCCCCGCACGCGACGGCGCGGCGCGGCCTCCACCGCTCGTACCAGGTGACGAACGTCTTCCCGACGAGCAGCGTCCTCGAGAACGTCCGCGTCGCCGCACAGGCCCACGGCGCGGACTCGTTCAAGGCGTGGCGAAACGTCGGCACGTTCGACGAGTACTACGACGAGGCGTACGACGTGCTGGAGCGGGTCGGCCTCGCGTCGAAGGCGGAACTCCCGGCCGACAGCCTCAGCCACGGCGAGAAGCGCCAGCTGGAGGTGGCGGTTGCGCTCGCGGGCGACCCGGAGGTGCTCCTCCTCGATGAGCCGAACGCCGGCGTCTCCTCGGAGAGCGTCGACGACATCATCGCGCTCATCGAGGACGTGGCGACGGACCACGCGGTGCTGCTGGTCGAGCACAACATGGACATCGTGATGAACGTCTCCGACCGCATCGTCGTCCTCAATCGGGGGGCGGTCATCGCCGACGGCACCCCCGACGAGGTCCGCGGCGACCCGGCGGTCCAGGAGGCGTACCTCGGCGGCTACGAGCCGGGCGACCTCGCCGACGACGGGGAAGAGACCCCGGCGGAGGGGTCGGCGTGA